The Streptosporangiales bacterium nucleotide sequence GTTGGGTCTTGTTGAGCTTCCAGCCGGGCAGCCACGCCCACCAGACGTAGCCGGCGACCGCGCCGAGGGACAGCAGTAGCACGACGGCCTTGACCGCGGACGGGGAGCTGAGGAACCAGAAGCCCACGATCACCGCGACCAGCGCCGCCGCTCCGGCGACCGCGAGGCCGCACCCGCCGGCCCGGTCGAGCGTGCGGATGTGGCGGTCCTTCGCCCACCGCACCTGGCCCTCGAGACCGGCGACGTAGTGCAGCACCTCGGGGTCGGCCGTGACCTGTCGCGCGCGGAACAGCAGGCGTTCCATCGCGTCGACCTCCTCGGCGGAGGTGATGCGGAAACCCTCCTGCGTGCGCTCGCGCGGCACGTGCTCGGCCGTGCGCGCCAGGCAGCCGGCGAGCACCAGCCCGACGCCGACGTTGTCGCCGGCGCGCTCGTAGAGGTCCTCGAGCGCGGGCAGTGCGCGTTCCGGCCGGTCGCCCTGCGCGACGACGCCCGCCATGGCGAGCCGGGGCTCGTCCGCCCCCGGGTCGAGCTTCGTGGCGACCTCGTAGCAGCGCAGCGCGTCGTCGAGCTGGCCGAGCTCCTCGTGGACGCGGCCCTGGTCGAAGTAGTACTCGGGGTTGCGCGGCTCCAGGTCGGCGGCGCGGCGGGCGTCGCCCAGCGCGTCGCGGTGGTTGCCCATGCCCATGTTGGCGCGGGCGAGCAGGTTCCAGGCCTCGGCGGAACGCCCGTCGGCGTTGCGCGCCTCGCGCGCCGCGTACAGCGCGGACGCGTGGTCGCCCTGGTCGAGGTACGCGCGCGCCTGGGTGAGCCAGTCGCCCGCGGGTGATCCCGCAGGCGTGCGGGGCGCCGCCAGTGGCGGGGTCGCCGGCTGCTGCCGCGGTGGGACGCCGGGGTCGGGGAGACCGGCCAGGTGGGCGGCGCGCCGCTCGTCGTCGAGCAGGACGTCGCGCGCCTCCGCGAGCAGGCGCAGCCGGCGTTCCGCCTCCTGCCGGCGACCGAGGTCGGGGTTGGTGGTGCGCTTCTGCCAGGTGCGGATCTCCTGCTTGATCCTCGCGTCGATCGCCACCACCGGGGCGTCGCGGGGCAGGTCGAGCGCCGTGAAGTAGTCCTCCACCCGTGCGCCTCCCACTGCCGTCCCCTCGCGAGAGACGCAGTCTAGTCGCGCCGCCGCACCCGGACCGCCCACGCCCGCGCGTCACCCCCGTACCCGCTGGGGTCCCCGGTCGGGGTCCACGTCCCTGCTGGGGTCCCCGGTGGGGGTCCCCACCCTTGCCGGGGACCCCAGTGAGGGTTGGGGCGCCGCCGGGAGGGGTGGCGGTCCCGGCGGCGGGCTTAGGGTCTTCGGCGAGGTCTGGAACGGCGACGACAGGAGCGGGACGTGACGGCCGACGGAGGACGCGGAGCGCCGCGGTTGACCGAGATGTCGTGGCCGCAGGTGCGGGCCGTACTCGACGCGGGCATGCGCACCGCCCTGTTCGCCGTCGGGTCGACCGAGCAACATGGTCCGCACCTGCCGCTGCAGACCGACGCGCTCCTCGGCGAGGCGATCGTCACCGCGCTGGCGCCGCGGCTGCCCGGCACCGTGCTCGCGCCGACGATCCCCGTCGGCGTCTCCCCGCACCATATGGCGTTCCCCGGCACCGTCACGCTCGATGTCGCGACGTTCCAGGGCGTGGTCGAGCGTTGCGTCGAGAGCCTCGCGGTCCACGGCTTCACCACGGTGCTCGTCGTGCCGAGCCACGGCGGCAACTTCGCGCCGCTGCGGGAGCTGGAGGAGCGCACCGGCGGCACGATCGGCGGCGCGCGCTTCGTCCCGTACACCGACCTGCTGGAGTTCGTCGGGGTGCTCGAGGCGGTCGGCCAGGACGACGGCATCCCGCCGGAGGTCAGCGGGTCGCACGCGGGTGAGTCGGAGACGTCCCTCGTCCTCGCCCTGCGGCCCGACCTCGTCGACATGGACGCCGCGGTCGCGGGGTTCGACCGCCGGCTCGACGACGCGACCGCGGCCCGGCTCTTCGCGCACGGCACCGACGCGCTGTCGCCCGTGGGCGTGCTCGGCGACGCCCGCCCGGCCACGGCGGAGCGGGGACACCGCTACCTCGAGGCACTCGTCGGCCTCCTGCAGCGGTTCTTCGAGGACGCCCTCCGCGGCTGAACCCTGCGGCCGGGACCGTCCGTCACCTTCGCCACCCACCGTCGCAGTTCGGGTACACCGTGGGATGACCGACGGTCGGCGGTCCATTGTCGTGAGCACCGCCGGACGACAGGTAGGTGGTGCCGGTGCCGCCGCGCGCCCACGCTTCGTGTCCCTCGACGTGCCCGTCCACCGGCCCTCCGCCCTGCGATCCCGAACGGGAGGGCGCGCTTGCGCTGCTGTTCGGCGCCCACCATCCGCAACTGGTCCGGCTCGCGCTGGTGCGGGGCGCCGACTCCGACGCCGAGGACGTCGTCGCCGACGCGTTCTGCGAGCTGTACCGCCGGTGGTCGGGGGTGCGTGACCGCGGTGCGGCGTACGCGTACCTGCGCGCGACGGTCCGCAACCTGGTCAGGCTGCGGATCCGGCGGCTGCGGGTCGAACGCCGGCGCTCGGCGCGGCACGCGGTCTGGGTGGAGTCGGCCGAGGCGGCCGCGGATGTGGCGCGACGAGCAGCGCCGCGTGGTCGTCGCGCTGCGGCGGCTCGCCCCCAGGCAGCGCGAGGCGATCGTCCTGCGCTACTGGCTCGACCTGCACGAGGCCGACGTCGCCCGCGCCATGGGCATCAGCCGGGGCGCGGTGAAGTCGCACACGTCCCGCGCGATGGCCGCCCTGGCCGAGCATCTGGCGCCGTACTGACTCACTCCTGCGTACGCTTCACCTCACGAACAGGGACTTCACCTCGGCCCCGGGACGAGGTGAAGTCCCTGCTGATCACGTCAACGTGATCAGCAGGGACCGCACTCGGGGGTGTGCGCTCAGGCCAGCGACTTCGAGACCTTCCAGACCGCTGCCACTACGCCGTCGACGTCGTCGGCGTTGTGGAAGAGGTGGGTCGAGATCCGGACCGGGAAGTGCTGCTTGTCCGAGCCGATCACGTCGAAGCCCACGTTCCTGAGCGTGTAGCCGTACTCGTCGCGCACCCGTTCGACGAGGCGCGTCGACTTGGCCTCGTCGGTGATGTCCGCCGGGTTCTGGAACGGGTTGAACGACGTGAGCGCGCAGGTCAGCCGGTCGTCGTCCATCGGTGAGTACAGCGCCTTCACCCCCCACCGCTCGGCGGCCTTGCGCTTGAGCCGGTCGGCGAGCCCGACCACGTACGTCTCGACGCGCTTACGGCCGATGCGCTCCCACACCGTGTACGTCGCGTCGAGCGCGGTCATCGTGGCCAGGCTCCCGTTGCCGACGGAGGTGAGGTAGAGGCCGATGTCGTAGCTCGCCTCGCCAGTCTCCGAGCGCGGCGGCATGCCGCCCTCCTGCGGGTACGAGCTGGAGACGACCGGCCAGAACGCGGGTAGCGGGTTGGGGTTGTGCTCGGGCAGCACCTTGTTGCGGATGTAGATGAGGCCGGTGGCCGCCGGACCGCACTGCCACTTGGCGCAGGAGCCGGCGATGAAGTCGACGCCGAGCGCGCGGTACTCGTACGCCATCATGCCGGGCACGTGCGCGGCGTCGACGACGGAGGTGAGGCCGTGCTCCTGGGCCAGCTCCGCGAGCATCCTGATCGGGAGCATCGTGCCGGTCTTGTACGTCGGCGCGGAGAACAGCATGACCTTGGTGCGTGGCCCGATCGCCTGCCGGAACAGCTCCACATAGTCCTCGGCACGCTGGTCGTTGCCAACCGGCACCGCGACCTTCCTGACGACCACGCCGTGCCGGTTCTGGAGGAGTGCCATCGGGACGAGTCCGCCGCCGTGCTCGTGGTTCGTGGTGAGGATCTCGTCGCCCTCGCGCAGGTCGAGCCCCGCGAGCACCTTCGACAGCCCGTCGCTGGTGTTGTGCGAGAGCGCGACCTCGTCGGGATCGCAGCCGAAGCTGTCGGCCGCGTGCGCGCGCACGTCGTCGAACCCCGAGTACGCCGACACCGCTCCACGCGCGACCTCGCGGTTGGTCTCGTCGTACACCGCGAGGACCTCGCGCGGCGGGGAGCCGACGGTGCCGACGTTCATGAACGTCGAGTCCTTGCTCAACGTGAAGAGCCTGCGCACCCGCCGCCAGTACGCGTCGTCCGCGGCGCGGCCGACGAGCTCGGCCGACGTGCCCGTACGTGGCGGCGCGGCGAGCGCGTTGGTCGGGAAGGCGAGCCCGCCGCCCACGGTGGCGGCTCCCGCGCCGAGCATGCCGAGCAGCCCGCGACGAGACAGCCTGGACGGAGACGCCGGGTAGGTGGCTTCCTCGGACGAGGGCGTGATCTTGTCGTTCACCGGTGGTCCTCTCGAGTGGTAGCCCCCCGGCCAGTACGAACGGCGTCGTTCAGCGAACGGCGATGGCGGAGATCTCGACGTGGACGTCGCGTGGCAGGCGCCCGACCTCGACGGTGGCCCGCGCGGGCGGTGCCTTGGGGAAGAACTCGGCGTAGGCGGCGTTGAAGCGGTCGAAGTCGTCGAGGTCCTGCAGGTAGACCGTGGTGCTCACGACGTGCCGCATGGTCATGCCGTCGGCCTCGACGACGGCACGGACGTTGCGCAGCACCTGGCGGGTCTGCGTCTCGATGTCGGCGTCGGCGAGCACCTCGCCCGTCTCCGGGTCGATCGGCAGCTGACCCGAGACGTACGCGGTACGGCCCGCGCCGATGCCTTGTGAGTAGGGGCCGATGGCGGCGGGGGCCTCCGTGGTCTCGATGACCCGGTGCTTGTAGCGGCCGTGCGCCTCGGCGGGATGGGATCCCGTCAGCACGCCGCTCCCGAGTATCGCCGTGACGGCCACGGCGGCGACGACGGTGAGGGTCCTGCTCCAGGTGGTCCGGTGGGTTCGGGGTTCCATACGCGTCACTCCTCCGGCGGTCAGCTCTGCTGAGGAGTTGCCGGCGGCGGTGTGACGGTTTACGCGGCGTTCAGATTTGTGTCGAGCGTGCGATCACGACGGGGTCCTCGATCAGGCGCGGACGCGGCACCGTCGTCGGGGTGGGACAGGAGCGGTCGGACGTCGGGTCGGCCGTGAGCGACCAGTCGTGGCACGCCTCGTCGACGACGACCGGGTACAGCGTGAGGTCGCCGTTGTCGGCGATGTGCATGCGGACGAAGCCCTTGGTGTCCTCGACGGCCTGGCCAGCGGGCTGCCAGCCGGCGACCAGACCGGAGCGGGCGCTGACCACGTACAGCGCGAACGCCTCACTGCCGAGCACGCCACCGAGGACTGCAGTGGCGGTGATGCACGAGGCGAACACCAGCCAGTCGGGCCAGCCGGTGGGCCAGGGCACAGCGACGTACGCCGTCATGAGCAGCAGCGAGACGGCGGCCTGCAGGAGCACCGCGATGACCGTGGTCGACGGCGTCGACCAGGTGCGTCGGCGGACGAGGCCGATCAGCCAGGGCAGCAGCGCCGCGATCGCGACGGCGGTGAACGCCTCGGCGTCGAACCGCAGTGCCGTGACGATGCCGGCCGACCGGACGGCGTCGGTCGGCGGTCGGGCCTGGGTGAGCCCGAACACGAAGGTCGCCACGAGGTAGAGCCCGACCTGCAGGCCCGCCGCCAGCCGGGCGAAGCCGGGGTTGCGTCGCGGCAGCCAGTACGGCGACCACGGCAGCGCCAGTCGCTTGCGGGCGGCGCGCGAGGTCGAGGCGTCGGGACACGTGGTGGGCGCCCGGTCGAACGTGGTCGGTGGGTCCTTGTGGTACATGTGCGCGTCGGGTGGCGGGAGCACGAGGGCGTCCGGCAGGTCGTGGGTCGAGGCGAGGTACGCGCCGCCGAGGCCGCACGTCACGAACTGTTGCCGCCGCGGGCCGGCTTCGTCCGGGAGGCGTTCGGCGTAGCGGGCGTAATGGTGCTTGTCGCCGGTGATCCACAGCCGGACCGACGCGCCCGTCTCCTCGCGCTCGTCGGTGCCCTCGACGCGGCGGGTCCTGATGTACTGCCTGTCGAACCAGTGCAGCGCGTTGAATGCGTCGACGTCCGTCCACGCGGTCTCGACCCACGTCGGCGTCGCCGAGCACACGATGACGCCGTCACCCCGCTCCAGCTTGCTCGTGACGTGCTCCTCGAAGTACGCGAGCTGCGGGCCGTCGATGTAGGTGCCGAGCTGGGTGTCGACGCCGAGCAGCCACCACCGTGCGGGCAGCTGCACGGCGAAGTAGCTGCGGGTCTGTCCCGTCCGCCAGCCGCCGATCGGGCGGCCCTGCCCGAACACGCGCAGGAACGTCGTGAGCCCGTCGTACCAGTCGTGGTTGCCCGGCAGCGCGACCATCAGCGGGGCGTCGTCGGCACGGGGCAGTGCCGCGCGGTACGGGCCCTTCATCCGGTTCTCGTACCCGGACGCCGACGGCGTCGGGTACACCTCGTCGCCGCCGAGCACCAGCAGCGAGCCGCGCGGGAGCGTGTGCTCCTCGGTGCCGGCGACGCCGAGGGACTCGCGGCTCAGCATCCAGGCGACGGTGTACGTGCTGTCGAAGCCGTCACCGATGTCGGCGGCGAAGTCGACCCACGCCTCCGTCGCCCGCTCGGGATCGCGCAGTGGCGCGCGCAGCGGAATGCTGTCGAGGGCCGCCTGGACCTCGCGCCGGTCGTCGTAGTCGGCGAGCAGCCCGGAGAGGCCGACCTTGACGCCCGTCCGCAGCAGCTCGCCGGGGGACAGCCACCGCACCGACGGCTGCGGCACGAAACCGAGGTCGTCGGAGTGTCGGCGCAGCTCGTCGAGGTTCACAGTGCCCCAGCATGCCGTACGGCGACGGCATGGCTCGCTAGAACAGGCCCAGGGCGACGGCGCCGACGACGAGGATGACCAGCGCGACGGCGCCGAGGATGACGAGGGTCTTGAGGGTGCGATTCCCCGATCCCTTGTCGTCCTGCCCGTCGCGCGCCATGTAGGCCTTGAACTGCTGCGTGCTCGCCGCTGGGTCCTCGTCGGTATGAGCCATGGGCGGCACCATAGCCCATGACGGGTGCGGGAACAGCCCAGCGGACACGGCGTGTGACCAGGGTGCTCCGCTCTCAGGAGCGCTCGCGGAGGTAGGCGGCAGCCCGTTCGCGCAGGCGCTCGTGCATGCCGTCGTACGCCTGCGCGCCGCCGAGCACCGTCTTGGGGAGCTTGGCGACCATCGTGTAGTTCGGGTCGACGACGTTGCCCGCGGGAGCGAGACCGGCCTGGCTGACCAGCTGGTACGCGTCGAGCTCGTGGAGCCCGAGCAGTGTCCCCGTCCAGCCGGTGAGGTCGTGCTGACTCACCCGGAACGCGTCCTCGAGCGGCCGTACCGACCCGGTCGACATGAGGTGGTCGTCGCTCTCCAGGCGCGGCCAGGCAGGAGCGCCGCCGCGGAGCAGGTCGACGACGACCGTCGTGCGCATGGCCGCCTCGACACCCGTGCCGCAGACCTCGCCTTCGCCCTGCCGGCAGTGCCCGTCGCCGATGGCGAGGAGGCCGCCGTCGACGTTGACGCCGAGGTACACCGTCGTGCCCGCCCGCAGCTCGGGGGTGTCCATGTTGCCGCCGTGCGCGCCCGGCGTGATGCTCATCAGCACCTCACCCGCCGCCGGTGCGACGCCGACCGTGCCGTGCATGGGGTCGAGCGGCAGCTCGACCTCGTGTTCGCTGTGCCTGGCGTGGAACCGGCAGGTGCCGCGCTCGCGGTCGACGTCGTAGCGCCAGACGAGCTCGTCGAGTGGCGGGTGGAGCATCGCCGTCGCGTGCGTGGTGGTCAGCGCGCCGAAGTGCGGGAAGGTGGACGACACGGCCCAGTCACGCGCCGGCGTGATCTCGGCGAAGTGCACGGCGAGGACGTCGCCGGGGCGTGCGCCCTCCACATGGATCGGACCGGTCACCGGGTTGAGGTAGGGGAACTCGCAGACCCGGCTCGGCAGGTCGTCGACCGTGCGGACCCGGCCACCGAAGCAGTCCTCGGTCGCCAGCTCGACGACCGTTCCCGGACGCACCCGGAGCAGCGGCTCATGACCGCCGAACGAGTACACCAGCTGGTCGGGCGTGGGCTCCAGCGTGACGACCTCGAGGTCACTCACCATCGTTCGCCTCTCCTGCCGAGACACCGGCGATCCGCGGCCGGCGACCGGCCAGGACCAGGCCGACGAGTATGACGCAGCCGACGCCGAGCCACGCGAAACCGAGCGTCTGCGCGGCCACCCTCGCGTTGACGACGACGTAGACGAGGATGCCGAAGCCGATCACCGGTGCGACCAGGTGCGGCCACCAGCGCCTGCTGCCGTTGCGGACGACGTGGTGGACGACCACGGACACGTGCAGGACCAGGAAGGCCGTCATCGCACCGAAGTTGACCAGCGAGCTGAGCAGCGTGATGCCGTCGTCGCGCAGGGACATCCCGATGCCGAGGACGAGCGACGCGGCCGCGACGATGAGCGTGGCGTTGACCGGCACGCGCCGCTTCGGGTGCACGCGGGAGAGGAAGCGCGGCAGCTGCCGGTCCCGCGCCATCGCGTACAGCAGACGCGACGTGGCGGCCTGCGCGACGAGGGAGTTGGCGAAGCCCCAGGCGATCGCGGTCGCCAGCGCCGTCAGCCCCTTGAGCCACGCGCCGCCCGCGACGCCGGCGGCGTCGTAGAACGCCGTGCCGTTCGGGTCTCCCGCCTCGATCAGCTCGGCGGGGTTCGGCACCAGCAGTGCCGCCACCCAGGTCTGGGCGATGAACAGCGCGCCGGCCAGGAGCAGCGCGGCGACCATGGCGCGGCCGAGCGCGCGCGCCTTCTCCTTGTTCTCCTCCGCGAGCGTCGAGATCGCGTCGAACCCGAGGAAGCTCAGCACGGCGACCGACACCGCGCCGAAGACGACACCCCAGGAGAACGTCGACGGGTTGAAGAACGGGCTGAGACCGGAGCTGCTGGCCTTGCCCTGGGCCAGCGCGACGACGCCGATGACCAGGAACAGAGCGAGCACGATCAGCTCGGCGACGAGCATCACCTTGGTGACGCGGGCGGTCATCTCGATGCCGAGGTAGTTGACCGCGGTGTTGAGCACGACGAACGCCACGAGCCAGAGCCACACGGGTACGACGGGGACGATCGAGCTCATCGCGACGCTGGCGACGAGGTAGAGCAGGCCGGGCACCAGCACGTAGTCGAGCAGGATCATCCAACCGGCGAGGAACCCGACGGGCGCGCCGATGCCACGTCCCGCGTACGTGTAGACCGAGCCCGCCATCGGGAACGACCGTGCCATCTGGGCGTACGAGTTGGCGGTGAACATCATCGCGAGCATCCCGATCGCGTACGCGAGTGCGACCATGCCGCCCGATGCCTGGAAGACGCCGCCGAAGATGCCGAAGGGCGCGATCGGCACCATGAAGACGAGGCCGTAGACGAGCAGGTCGGTGAAGGTCAGCGACCGCTTCAGCTCTTGCGTGTAGCCGTAGTTCTCGACCCGTTCGGCTGCCGGGATCTGTTCGCTCACCGGCTCAGCTTAGGCGCGATGATTCCATCTGGAAATATTCTGTCCGGGAGAATCCGCCGCTCTCTCAGAAGCTCGCGACGACGGAGAGGTCGAAGCCGTCCGCCCTGGCCAGGTGCACGCGTCGTGGCGGCGGGCCGAGCGGCGCGGCCGCCCACGCCCGCCTGACCTGCCGGTCGGTCGTGCCGGACAGCAGCCGGCCGGCGACGCGTGTGACGTCGGCCACCCGGGTCGCGCCCGCGGCACCGAGCGCCGCCGTCAGGTGCAGTCCGTCGTAGCACCCCTCGGCGTACGCGCCCACGACCGGTGCCTGCGCGCCGAACCGGGCGCGATGCCGCTCGTGCAGCGCGACCTGCCGCTCGTCGCGCATGGTGGCGAACGACCGCATGGTCGCGTACAGCTCTCCGCTCTCGTCGCCGCCCGCGGCCAGCAGCCCGTTCTCCTCCAGCGCGCCGGAGAGGCGGACGACGGTGTCGCCCATGCCGGCGTGCCTGAACGTCCGGTTGAACACGACCAGGTCGCGTCCGACGAGGCTGAGCAGCAGAGCGTCGGCACGGTGCCGGCGGAGTGCGTCGATCAGCGGACCGGGGTCGACCTGCCCCAGCGGCACGAGGCGTTCCAGCACGACGTCGGCACCCGCGTCGCGGAGCAGCCGCCGCGCCGCGCCGTGCATCGCGCGCGGCCAGATGTAGTCGTTGCCGACGAGCGCCCAGCGGCGGGCCCTGCGGTGCGCGGTGAGCCATCGGACGGGGGGAGCCAGCTGCTCGGTGGGCGACTCGCCCATCAGCACGACGCCCGCGCGTCGCGCCCCACCCTCGTGCGGCGGCGTGAACACGTACGGCGCGCGACCGGCGACGGCGTGCTCGACCGCGCGGTGGACGTCGCTCGCGTGCACGCCGGCGAGCACCTCCACCAGGCCCGCGTCGAGGAGTGTGCCGGTCTCCCGCGCGACCTCGGCGGGGGCGCGGCCGGCGTCGACCAGGACCAGCTCGAGCGGCCGCCCGCCGACACCGCCCGCGGCGTTGACCTCCTCGGTGGCGAGCACGGCGCAGTCGATGGCTGCCGGTCCGACGAGTCCGAGCGTGCCGGACACGGGGACGAGAAGGCCGACCCGTAAGGCGTGCCGGTCGGGACCGCCGACGAGCAGCTCGGCGGGATCGCGCAACGCCTCCTCGGCCACCACCGGTCGAGTATGCTCGCCGAAACTGCGGCGGCCAAGGGTGAATGGCGGGGTTGCGGTGGCGGCGAGGACAGTCGGCAGGCCGCTCGTCGACGCGCTGACGTTTGCTCAGCGCAGGCTCGGTCGCGGCCTCGCCAGCGCGCTGTCCGACGAGGGAGCGACCGTCGACCAGTGGCGCCTCCTCCGGGTGCTCGGCGACGGGCAGGGGCATCCGATGGGTGAGCTCGCGACCCTCGTCCACGTCCCGCACGCCACGCTGACCCGCATCGTCGACGGGCTCGTCGACTCCGCGCTCGTCTACCGCCGCCAGTCCGTCGCTGACCGGCGACGGGTCGACGTCTTCTTGTCCACCCGCGGACGTACGAGGCTGCGCAGGCTCGAGGCGATCGTGGCGGCGCACGAGGACGCGGTGGCCGAGGCGGTCGGCCGCGACCGGCTGGACGCGCTGCGCGCCGCGCTCGCCGTCCTCGACGACTAGGGTGTGTCTCCAAACGACTGTCC carries:
- a CDS encoding MarR family transcriptional regulator, producing the protein MAAGPTSPSVPDTGTRRPTRKACRSGPPTSSSAGSRNASSATTGRVCSPKLRRPRVNGGVAVAARTVGRPLVDALTFAQRRLGRGLASALSDEGATVDQWRLLRVLGDGQGHPMGELATLVHVPHATLTRIVDGLVDSALVYRRQSVADRRRVDVFLSTRGRTRLRRLEAIVAAHEDAVAEAVGRDRLDALRAALAVLDD
- a CDS encoding aminotransferase class V-fold PLP-dependent enzyme, whose protein sequence is MNDKITPSSEEATYPASPSRLSRRGLLGMLGAGAATVGGGLAFPTNALAAPPRTGTSAELVGRAADDAYWRRVRRLFTLSKDSTFMNVGTVGSPPREVLAVYDETNREVARGAVSAYSGFDDVRAHAADSFGCDPDEVALSHNTSDGLSKVLAGLDLREGDEILTTNHEHGGGLVPMALLQNRHGVVVRKVAVPVGNDQRAEDYVELFRQAIGPRTKVMLFSAPTYKTGTMLPIRMLAELAQEHGLTSVVDAAHVPGMMAYEYRALGVDFIAGSCAKWQCGPAATGLIYIRNKVLPEHNPNPLPAFWPVVSSSYPQEGGMPPRSETGEASYDIGLYLTSVGNGSLATMTALDATYTVWERIGRKRVETYVVGLADRLKRKAAERWGVKALYSPMDDDRLTCALTSFNPFQNPADITDEAKSTRLVERVRDEYGYTLRNVGFDVIGSDKQHFPVRISTHLFHNADDVDGVVAAVWKVSKSLA
- a CDS encoding amino acid permease; this encodes MVPIAPFGIFGGVFQASGGMVALAYAIGMLAMMFTANSYAQMARSFPMAGSVYTYAGRGIGAPVGFLAGWMILLDYVLVPGLLYLVASVAMSSIVPVVPVWLWLVAFVVLNTAVNYLGIEMTARVTKVMLVAELIVLALFLVIGVVALAQGKASSSGLSPFFNPSTFSWGVVFGAVSVAVLSFLGFDAISTLAEENKEKARALGRAMVAALLLAGALFIAQTWVAALLVPNPAELIEAGDPNGTAFYDAAGVAGGAWLKGLTALATAIAWGFANSLVAQAATSRLLYAMARDRQLPRFLSRVHPKRRVPVNATLIVAAASLVLGIGMSLRDDGITLLSSLVNFGAMTAFLVLHVSVVVHHVVRNGSRRWWPHLVAPVIGFGILVYVVVNARVAAQTLGFAWLGVGCVILVGLVLAGRRPRIAGVSAGEANDGE
- a CDS encoding ABC transporter substrate-binding protein, with the translated sequence MAEEALRDPAELLVGGPDRHALRVGLLVPVSGTLGLVGPAAIDCAVLATEEVNAAGGVGGRPLELVLVDAGRAPAEVARETGTLLDAGLVEVLAGVHASDVHRAVEHAVAGRAPYVFTPPHEGGARRAGVVLMGESPTEQLAPPVRWLTAHRRARRWALVGNDYIWPRAMHGAARRLLRDAGADVVLERLVPLGQVDPGPLIDALRRHRADALLLSLVGRDLVVFNRTFRHAGMGDTVVRLSGALEENGLLAAGGDESGELYATMRSFATMRDERQVALHERHRARFGAQAPVVGAYAEGCYDGLHLTAALGAAGATRVADVTRVAGRLLSGTTDRQVRRAWAAAPLGPPPRRVHLARADGFDLSVVASF
- a CDS encoding tetratricopeptide repeat protein yields the protein MEDYFTALDLPRDAPVVAIDARIKQEIRTWQKRTTNPDLGRRQEAERRLRLLAEARDVLLDDERRAAHLAGLPDPGVPPRQQPATPPLAAPRTPAGSPAGDWLTQARAYLDQGDHASALYAAREARNADGRSAEAWNLLARANMGMGNHRDALGDARRAADLEPRNPEYYFDQGRVHEELGQLDDALRCYEVATKLDPGADEPRLAMAGVVAQGDRPERALPALEDLYERAGDNVGVGLVLAGCLARTAEHVPRERTQEGFRITSAEEVDAMERLLFRARQVTADPEVLHYVAGLEGQVRWAKDRHIRTLDRAGGCGLAVAGAAALVAVIVGFWFLSSPSAVKAVVLLLSLGAVAGYVWWAWLPGWKLNKTQRRQP
- a CDS encoding creatininase family protein, whose amino-acid sequence is MSWPQVRAVLDAGMRTALFAVGSTEQHGPHLPLQTDALLGEAIVTALAPRLPGTVLAPTIPVGVSPHHMAFPGTVTLDVATFQGVVERCVESLAVHGFTTVLVVPSHGGNFAPLRELEERTGGTIGGARFVPYTDLLEFVGVLEAVGQDDGIPPEVSGSHAGESETSLVLALRPDLVDMDAAVAGFDRRLDDATAARLFAHGTDALSPVGVLGDARPATAERGHRYLEALVGLLQRFFEDALRG
- a CDS encoding RidA family protein, with the protein product MEPRTHRTTWSRTLTVVAAVAVTAILGSGVLTGSHPAEAHGRYKHRVIETTEAPAAIGPYSQGIGAGRTAYVSGQLPIDPETGEVLADADIETQTRQVLRNVRAVVEADGMTMRHVVSTTVYLQDLDDFDRFNAAYAEFFPKAPPARATVEVGRLPRDVHVEISAIAVR
- a CDS encoding acetamidase — translated: MVSDLEVVTLEPTPDQLVYSFGGHEPLLRVRPGTVVELATEDCFGGRVRTVDDLPSRVCEFPYLNPVTGPIHVEGARPGDVLAVHFAEITPARDWAVSSTFPHFGALTTTHATAMLHPPLDELVWRYDVDRERGTCRFHARHSEHEVELPLDPMHGTVGVAPAAGEVLMSITPGAHGGNMDTPELRAGTTVYLGVNVDGGLLAIGDGHCRQGEGEVCGTGVEAAMRTTVVVDLLRGGAPAWPRLESDDHLMSTGSVRPLEDAFRVSQHDLTGWTGTLLGLHELDAYQLVSQAGLAPAGNVVDPNYTMVAKLPKTVLGGAQAYDGMHERLRERAAAYLRERS